The Pseudomonas nunensis genome includes the window AACATCGTCAAAGGCATTCAGTACCCGACGCAATTCCAGCTCGTCCGCTTCGTTATCCATCACTGCGGACAGCGATTCCTGCAGGGCTTCACGACTCATGGCGTTCCTCTCTTGGCTGTCGCCGCTGTCTCAGTTTTCCTGCAACAACGGCTGCAGGGCTTTATCGATGGCTTCCCGAGCCCGGAAAATCCGGGAGCGCACGGTACCCACCGGGCATTGCATGACGGCTGCAATGTCCTCGTAACTCAGACCATCGAATTCACGTAAAGTTAAGGCCGTACGCAAATCTTCTGGAAGTTGCTGGATGGTTCGATGGACGGTGCCTTCGATCTCATCCCGCAGCAATGCGCGTTCTGGCGACTCGAGATCCTTGAGGCCATGATCGCCGTCGTAGAACTCTGCGTCTTCGGAACTGACATCACTATCCGGCGGCCGACGGCCGCGTGAAACCAGATAGTTTTTCGCCGTGTTAATGGCGATGCGGTAAAGCCACGTGTAAAACGCGCTGTCTCCGCGGAAATTACCAAGTGCACGGTACGCCTTGATAAAGGCTTCCTGTGCGACATCCTGGGCTTCATGGGTGTCGTGCACGAAACGCACGATCAACCCGAGAATTTTGTGCTGATATTTCAGCACTAGCAGATCGAAAGCTCGCTTGTCGCCGCGTTGAACGCGCTCAACCAGCTGCTGATCCTCTTCCTGGGTTAGCATGAACACTCCTCGATAAGCTCGAAGGAGGCTTGCATAACTAAACGACCAGACTTGCAAACATAGACTCGGGCTTTTCGCAAAAGTTCTCCCCCTCCAAGCAAGTTTCCTGCGGGCTCTGATTTGGCACGCACGAAAAGCGCAGCTCGGGTTAACCCGGCTGCGCGAATAATCTTGTCATCGGATTCGCCGGCAAGGACCAAACCGCAGATCCCGCTCCGAAGCCGACACTGTCCCCTTGATTCGGGCAACCAGCTATTGATCTTGGGCCTTTGGCAAAAGTTCCAAATATTTATAGCCGGGTGCAACCGACATTGTGCAACCGTGGAGCGAAAAAGACTGTTAAATCCACGATACAGTCGTCTTGTCGCCGAACCGGCGAAAAAAACATCCGACGAAGCGTGCGGTCTATTCCGTCACAGTAGTTTCACAATGCCATGTAGGCCCGGCTATTGTGCCGATCCCCCCCTCTATATACTAGTGGGCTGTGTGGCTGCCTGACTCGCCGATCCAGGTGTCTTGCGCCAACCCCGACCCGGGTCGCTTTGAGCGGAATCCTGAAATGAGCCAACAGTTTCAACATGATGTCCTGGTGATTGGCAGCGGCGCTGCCGGCTTGAGCCTTGCGCTGACCCTGCCCGGTCACCTGCGCATCGCCGTATTGAGCAAAGGCGACCTCGCCAATGGCTCGACGTTCTGGGCCCAGGGCGGTGTCGCCGCTGTGCTGGATGACACCGATACCGTTGAGTCCCACGTTGATGACACCCTCAATGCCGGCGGCGGGCTGTGCCATGAAGACGCCGTGCGCTTCACCGTTGAGCACAGTAAAGAAGCCATCCAGTGGCTGATCGACCAAGGCGTCCCGTTTACCCGCGATGAACAGTCCGGCACTGAAGACGGCGGTTTCGAATTCCACCTGACCCGCGAAGGCGGCCACAGCCATCGGCGCATCATCCACGCCGCCGATGCCACCGGTGCGGCAATCTTCAGAACCTTGCTCGATCAGGCCAAGAAGCGCCCGAATATCGAACTGCTGGAACAGCGGGTCGCAGTCGACCTGATCACCGAAAAGCGCCTGGGCCTGCAAGGCGATCGCTGCCTCGGCGCCTACGTGCTCAATCGCGCCAGCGGCGAAGTCGACACCTACGGCGCGCGCTTTGTGATTCTCGCGTCCGGCGGTGCCGCCAAGGTCTACCTCTATACCAGCAACCCCGATGGCGCCTGCGGTGATGGCATCGCCATGGCCTGGCGTTCGGGTTGCCGGGTGGCGAACCTGGAGTTCAACCAGTTCCACCCCACCTGCCTGTATCACCCGCAGGCCAAGAGCTTCCTGATCACCGAAGCCCTGCGCGGCGAAGGCGCGCACTTGAAGCTGCCGAATGGCGAACGCTTCATGCAGCGCTTCGACCCACGAGCCGAACTGGCGCCACGGGACATCGTCGCCCGGGCTATCGACCACGAGATGAAGCGCCTGGGTATCGATTGCGTCTACCTGGACATCAGCCACAAGCCCGAAGCGTTTATCAAGACCCACTTCCCGACGGTGTATGAACGCTGCCTCGAGTTTTCCATCGACATCACCAAGCAACCGATCCCGGTGGTTCCCGCAGCGCACTACACTTGCGGCGGAGTGATGGTCGACCAGCAGGGCCGCACCGATGTGCCGGGGCTGTACGCCATTGGCGAAACCAGCTTCACCGGCTTGCACGGCGCCAACCGCATGGCCAGCAACTCGCTGCTGGAATGTTTCGTCTATGCGCGCTCGGCAGCGGCGGACATTCTCCAGCAGTTGCCGCAGGTGTCGATCCCGATCGCCCTGCCCGTCTGGGATGCGAGTCAGGTCACCGACTCTGACGAAGACGTGATCATTGCGCACAACTGGGATGAACTGCGGCGCTTTATGTGGGACTACGTCGGCATCGTACGCACCAACAAGCGCCTGCAACGGGCTCAGCACCGGGTGCGCCTGCTGCTGGACGAAATCGATGAGTTCTACAGCAACTATAAAGTCAGCCGGGACTTGATCGAATTGCGCAACCTGGCCCAGGTGGCCGAGTTGATGATCCAGTCAGCGATGGAACGCAAGGAAAGTCGCGGCCTGCATTACACCCTCGACTACCCGAACCTGTTGCCAGAAGCCCTGGACACTATTCTGGTGCCGCCCACCTACGTCGACTGAACGTCAAACGGACCCGCAGGCGTCGGTGCAGATCCGCCGCCTGCGAATCCCGAGGCACGCAAATCGTACTGACCCGCCGCTCGCCGCGCCGACGAAAGCGCAGCACCACGACCAACGGTAGCGCCAGGCTGTCCGGCCGCAACTGCACCGCTTGCCAACCCTGGGCCTGACTCCACAATTGCCAGCCATCGGCATCGCGGCGCAGGCCGCGAATTGCCTGAGGATGTGTCAGCAGAATCTGGCGCGGCAATGCCCAAAAACCGTGGGCCACGCACAGCAACATGCCGAGCGCGTAAGCCCAGGCCGGTATAGAAAGAAGAAACAACGAGCCCAGCGCGAACAGCTGGGCCAAACCGTAAGCCGCCAGCAACTGCCGCGAGGCATGCCAGCGGCATTCGAACGTGTTACTTGGGCTGGACACGATCCAGGATCATGCGAACCATGCGCTGAAGCTCCGGATCTTCGGATTCGGCGCGCTCCATGAACCAGCCGAACATGTCCTGATCTTCGCATTCGAGCAGCTTGCGGTAGCAGTCGCGGTCGACATCATTGAGGTGCGGATAGACCTCTTTCACGAACGGCACCAGCAACACGTCAAGCTCAAGCATGCCGCGGCGGCTGTGCCAGTAGAGGCGATTCAGTTCAACATCTTCGACCATGGAGCGCTCCTCAAATAGGCGGCAAGTATACAGCCCAAAGCCTGAGCGAACAGTCGGCTTTGGTCGGGCCTCCTGTCCTTTTGTGAACTACCCATTTCATGGGCGCCCCCTTATGATGTCCTCCAGACTCTTTACCCTGCGATGACCCATGGCCGATTCTGCTTTTTTCTGCACCCTGTCACACGAAGGCGTTCTCGCGGTTCGCGGCGCGGATGCCGGCAAATTCCTGCAGGGCCAATTGACCTGCAACCTCAACTACCTGAGCGACACCCAGGCCAGCCTCGGCGCCCGCTGCACCCAGAAGGGCCGGATGCAGTCGAGTTTCCGTATTTTGCTGCAAGGCGACGGCGTGCTCCTGGCCATGGCCAGCGAACTGCTGGAGCCGCAACTGGCGGACCTGAAAAAGTACGCGGTGTTCTCCAAATCCAAACTGACCGATGAAAGCGCCGCCTGGGTTCGCTTCGGCCTCGAGCATGGCGATGCGGCACTGCGCAGCCTCGGTCTTGAGTTGCCGGCAGACACCGACAGCGTTGCACGCAATGACGACCTGATCGCCATTCGCCTCTCGCCTGACCGCGCCGAACTGTGGGTCGCCGCCGAACAGGCCGACGCCATCAAGGGCAAGCTGTCCGCCCTGCTGGCCGAAGGCGACCTGAATCAATGGCTGCTGGGCCAGATCCGCGCAGGCATCGGCCAGGTCATGCCGAGCACCCGTGAGCTGTTCATCCCGCAGATGCTCAACCTGCAAGCGGTCGGCGGCGTGAGTTTCAAGAAGGGCTGCTACACCGGCCAGGAAATCGTCGCGCGGATGCAATACCTGGGCAAACTCAAGCGTCGCTTATACCGCTTGAAGCTGGACGGTAGTGAATTGCCGGAGCCCGGCACCCAGCTGTTTGCCCCGAGCCACAACAGTTCGATTGGCGAAGTGGTGATTGCCGCTCGCGGCGAGCAAAACATTGAACTCCTGGCCGTGCTGCAAGCCGAAGCAGCAGAGTCAGGCGACATCCACTTGGCGGCGCTCGAAGGCCCTGCCTTGCACTTGCTCGACCTGCCCTACGCACTGGATCGCGATAAAGAAATCCAGCGCTGAGCGCAGTATTTTTATGCAAGACCCTAGAGAACAGAAATGAGTGAGCTGGCGGATAAGGTCCAACAGGATTTGGTTGAGGCCATCGATAACGATGACCTGGTTCTGCCAACATTGCCGGAAGTGGCCCTGCAGATTCGCAAGGCCGCTGAAGATCCGGAAATCAGCGTTAGCACCCTGAGCAAAGTGATCGGTCGCGATACCGCGTTGTCGGCGCGCCTGATCAAAGTGGTCAACAGCCCGTTGCTGCGTGCGACTCAGGAAGTCACCGACCTGCACACCGCCATCACCCGGTTGGGCGTGAACTACAGCAGTAACCTGGCCATTGGTCTGGTGATGGAGCAGATTTTCCACGCCCGCTCCGAGGTGGTGGAACAGAAAATGCGCGATGTCTGGCGGAAAAGCCTCGAAATCGCCGGGATCAGCTACTCGCTGTGCCGCAGCTACACCCAACTCAAACCTGATCAGGCAGCGCTGGGCGGACTGGTGCATCAGATTGGTGTGTTGCCGATCCTGACCTACGCCGAAGATCACTATGAGCTGCTCTCGGACCCGGTCAGCCTCAATCATGTGATCGACCGCATTCATCCGCTGCTCGGCGATAAACTGCTCAGCGTCTGGGAGTTCCCAGAAATGCTGGTGAAACTGCCGGGGCAGTACCTCGATTTCAAGCGTGATTCCGCACGGGTCGATTATGTCGACGTGGTGCAGGTCGCCTGCCTGTATTGCCACAAAGACACTGACCATCCGCTGGCGCGTATCGACGCGTTCAATGTGCCGGCGTTCAAGAAGCTCGGGATTGATCCTGAGAACGAAGCGATGTGCAGGGATCTGGAAGAGTCGCGGTCGATGTTTTATTGATTGTGAACACAAGCAATTGTGGCGAGGGAGCTTGCTCCCGCTCGGCTGCGCAGCAGTCGTAATCGGATAACTCGGTTTGACAGAAATACAGTTGCGCATGGTTTTGGGGCTGCTTCGCAGCCCAGCGGGAGCAAGCTCCCTCGCCACAGGTCCTGTGTTCACTCCCCCGCAATAAAACTCACCCGAACCTTCAATCCCGCCCGCTCCCCGTCATGCAAACTGATCTGCGCCAAATGCGCGCGACAGATCTCGCCAACAATCGCCAACCCCAAACCTGATCCAGCCACCTGCTGATTACGCCGATAAAAGCGCTCGAACACCCGATCGCGCTCTTCCAAGGGAATGCCCGGCCCATCGTCCTCGACCTCCAGCACCGCCGGTGCCGTCACGCGCAGGATCACATTGCCCCCCGGCGGCGTGTGCGCCAAAGCGTTGTCCACCAGATTGCTCAGCAATTCGTTCAACAACGTCGGCTCGCCGCGCAGCCACACCGGTTCCTCGGCCTCCAGCGCCAGCGCCACGCCGCGAGCGTGAGCCAACGGCGCCATGGCCATGCCCAACTCCCGGGCCAATTGACTCAAGTCCAGCAACTGCGCGCCGCCCTCGGCAATCGCCCGCGCGCCGTTTTCGACCCGGGCCAGCGACAGCAGCTGATTGGCCAGGTGCGTCAGGCGATCCGTGCCCTGGGCGGCGGTTTCCAGGGTGCTGCGCCAGGTTTGTGGCTCGCTGGAGCGCAAGCCCAATTCGAGGCGCGCCTTGAGCGCCGCCAGCGGCGTGCGCAATTCATGCGCGGCATCGGCAATGAACTGCGCCTGACGCTCGAACTGCCCGCGCAAACGCTCGGTAAAGTGATTGAGCGCCCGCACCAGCGGCCACAATTCATGCTGCACTTCCACCAGTGGCAAAGGACGCAAGTCGTCCGATTGCCGCTCCTCCACCGCCGTGCGCAGACGCTCCAGCGGACGCAGCGCCGCACTGACCGCGAACCAGACCAACAGCAACG containing:
- a CDS encoding protein YgfX, whose translation is MSSPSNTFECRWHASRQLLAAYGLAQLFALGSLFLLSIPAWAYALGMLLCVAHGFWALPRQILLTHPQAIRGLRRDADGWQLWSQAQGWQAVQLRPDSLALPLVVVLRFRRRGERRVSTICVPRDSQAADLHRRLRVRLTFSRRRWAAPE
- a CDS encoding succinate dehydrogenase assembly factor 2 — translated: MVEDVELNRLYWHSRRGMLELDVLLVPFVKEVYPHLNDVDRDCYRKLLECEDQDMFGWFMERAESEDPELQRMVRMILDRVQPK
- the nadB gene encoding L-aspartate oxidase produces the protein MSQQFQHDVLVIGSGAAGLSLALTLPGHLRIAVLSKGDLANGSTFWAQGGVAAVLDDTDTVESHVDDTLNAGGGLCHEDAVRFTVEHSKEAIQWLIDQGVPFTRDEQSGTEDGGFEFHLTREGGHSHRRIIHAADATGAAIFRTLLDQAKKRPNIELLEQRVAVDLITEKRLGLQGDRCLGAYVLNRASGEVDTYGARFVILASGGAAKVYLYTSNPDGACGDGIAMAWRSGCRVANLEFNQFHPTCLYHPQAKSFLITEALRGEGAHLKLPNGERFMQRFDPRAELAPRDIVARAIDHEMKRLGIDCVYLDISHKPEAFIKTHFPTVYERCLEFSIDITKQPIPVVPAAHYTCGGVMVDQQGRTDVPGLYAIGETSFTGLHGANRMASNSLLECFVYARSAAADILQQLPQVSIPIALPVWDASQVTDSDEDVIIAHNWDELRRFMWDYVGIVRTNKRLQRAQHRVRLLLDEIDEFYSNYKVSRDLIELRNLAQVAELMIQSAMERKESRGLHYTLDYPNLLPEALDTILVPPTYVD
- a CDS encoding sensor histidine kinase is translated as MHKPSSLRWRLLWNLASLLVVLMLASGLSAYWNGREAADTAYDRTLLASARTIAAGVSQRDGTLSADVPYVALDTFAYDSAGRIFYLVNDIHQNLISGYENLPPPPPGTPRTDDYPALARFYNAVYRGQNVRVVSLLKPVSEPNMNGMAEIRVAETDEARVSMARSLAADTLLRLGMLAIGALLLVWFAVSAALRPLERLRTAVEERQSDDLRPLPLVEVQHELWPLVRALNHFTERLRGQFERQAQFIADAAHELRTPLAALKARLELGLRSSEPQTWRSTLETAAQGTDRLTHLANQLLSLARVENGARAIAEGGAQLLDLSQLARELGMAMAPLAHARGVALALEAEEPVWLRGEPTLLNELLSNLVDNALAHTPPGGNVILRVTAPAVLEVEDDGPGIPLEERDRVFERFYRRNQQVAGSGLGLAIVGEICRAHLAQISLHDGERAGLKVRVSFIAGE
- a CDS encoding HDOD domain-containing protein; amino-acid sequence: MSELADKVQQDLVEAIDNDDLVLPTLPEVALQIRKAAEDPEISVSTLSKVIGRDTALSARLIKVVNSPLLRATQEVTDLHTAITRLGVNYSSNLAIGLVMEQIFHARSEVVEQKMRDVWRKSLEIAGISYSLCRSYTQLKPDQAALGGLVHQIGVLPILTYAEDHYELLSDPVSLNHVIDRIHPLLGDKLLSVWEFPEMLVKLPGQYLDFKRDSARVDYVDVVQVACLYCHKDTDHPLARIDAFNVPAFKKLGIDPENEAMCRDLEESRSMFY
- a CDS encoding YgfZ/GcvT domain-containing protein; this translates as MADSAFFCTLSHEGVLAVRGADAGKFLQGQLTCNLNYLSDTQASLGARCTQKGRMQSSFRILLQGDGVLLAMASELLEPQLADLKKYAVFSKSKLTDESAAWVRFGLEHGDAALRSLGLELPADTDSVARNDDLIAIRLSPDRAELWVAAEQADAIKGKLSALLAEGDLNQWLLGQIRAGIGQVMPSTRELFIPQMLNLQAVGGVSFKKGCYTGQEIVARMQYLGKLKRRLYRLKLDGSELPEPGTQLFAPSHNSSIGEVVIAARGEQNIELLAVLQAEAAESGDIHLAALEGPALHLLDLPYALDRDKEIQR
- the rpoE gene encoding RNA polymerase sigma factor RpoE, translated to MLTQEEDQQLVERVQRGDKRAFDLLVLKYQHKILGLIVRFVHDTHEAQDVAQEAFIKAYRALGNFRGDSAFYTWLYRIAINTAKNYLVSRGRRPPDSDVSSEDAEFYDGDHGLKDLESPERALLRDEIEGTVHRTIQQLPEDLRTALTLREFDGLSYEDIAAVMQCPVGTVRSRIFRAREAIDKALQPLLQEN